CTCTGATCCCATGAGGTCCCCTATTGTCTTTAGACCTTTTTCAGCCCATTTTCTAAAACCAGAGTCTGATTTGCCTGGAGGGAAAAAGTGGTTACCCCATATCGGGCTGAAGTGTGACAGAGAGGAGGATTCCCCCAAGTATTTCTTCATCTGATGCCAAATTATAATCATATTTCTAACGATAGggtttttggtctcttttttcaacattttgatttttgctgAGTATATGTACTGAGGGAAAGGGAGAGGGGTTGAACAGTTTTCCATAGTCATCCAAGGTGGGGAGgatttatctgtaaaataatacatcATAGTCCTCAACTGAGCACACTGCCCAATAATACCAGAGTGGGTTGGGGCACTTAAGGCCTCCTCTATCATACGGTAGATATAGGAGTGATAAGCGTAGCCTTGGTTGTCTattattccacaaaaaacgtacaaacattttctttagaAGTGAGAATAAATTAACAGGAGGTGGCAATGGAATGTTCTGAAACAAGTACAGAAGTTTGGgcattacatttaatttaagaACATTAATTCTTGCTATAAGCAATAAGGGCAGGGAGTTCCATCTATCTATAGAGGAAGTAATTGAGTCTACCACTGGGTTGTAGTTAACCCCGACAATATCTCTTATACACGGCACGATCTTAATTCCCAAATATGTAAAACAATCTACCTTTCTGAATTGGAACGAGGCTTCGGCACTATTTCTTTCTTCTGAATTAAGTAACATTAGTGAAGATTTGTCTTTGTTTACTTTATACCCTGATATCTTTCCAAATGTGTTTATTAGATCTAACAGGGCTGGAATagaatttttcaattttttcagGAAGAGAATAACATCATCAGCAAATAATGcaattctgtgtttctgttgacCGACTGACAGACCAGTTATACATTTATGGGACCGCACTGCAATGGCAAATAGTTCTATTGCTAGAATAAATAATAAGGGGGACAAAGGGCACCCCTGCCTACATCcccgttttattttaaatggtttAGATATGATTCCATTTGTTATTATTTCAGCATAAGGTTCATTGTATAAAAGTTTAACCCACCGACCGAAATTATCCCCACAACCAaatctttttaatatttcaaataGGTAGGGCCACTCAACTCTATCAAAGGCCTTTTCGGCATCCAATGATAGCAAAGCAGTATCtgatttttcttcctgattATAAACAATATCCAACACTCGTCTCACATTATGAAATCCCTGCCTACCTACAATAAATCCATTCTGGTCACAGGTGATTATATAGGGTAATATTTTCTCCATCCTATGAGCCAAAATTTTGCAAAGTATCTTTAAATCTACATTAAGAAGACTTATTGGTCttaaattttcacatttgttgCGGGGTTTACCAGGTTTAGGTAGTAAAGTTATCAGGGCTCCTCTTAATGAAACAGGGAGGGTTCCTTTTTCAAATGACTCCGAAAACATATCGAAAAGTGGGGACAGCAATTTAGctttaaattttttataaatttctgCCGGCAACCCATCTGGGCCTGGTGTTTTGCCCGTTTTCAAATGATCTATTGCTATAGATATTTCTTCTTTAGTTATAGCTGCACCGAGATCTGAATTCATTAATTCTGAGATATTGGGTATTTGGAGGGTATCCAAGAAGAGATTTTGTTCTTGTCCCACATGTGTTATTTCTGAGCtgtatagtttttaaaaaagatctTAAAAGTTTCATTGATTTCTAGAGGGTCAACAATAATTTTTCCATCACTAATTTCAACTGAGGTAatacttttctcattttgtaattgTCGAAGGCGCCAGGCTAAAAGTTTACCGGGCTTCTCCCCCTGGTCATAAAATGCCTGCTTAAGATGCAAAAGATGTGAAGCAGCTTTAGAGGCAGAAAGCTCGTTATACTGTGTTCTTTTTAACAGAAGTTTTTGATGAATATTTGGGCATAATGTTTGATAGTATTCCCTCTCAAACAATTCAATCTCTGCTTCCAACTTTTTAGTTTTCTgatatgtttgttttgtcttataGCTCGTAAAACTAATTATCTGACCTCTTATGTAGGCCTTAAAGGCTTCCCATCTTGAAGAGGATGATGTTTCATCTGCATTGGTTTCAAAAAAGATATCGATTTGGTTATCTATGAAAGATATAAATTCTGAGTCTAGGAGCCATTTTTGTTTAAATCTCCACCTAGGGGGGTCTCTCCTTAGCCTCAGATCTTCATATATTAGTGAATTTGGTGCATGGTCCGATATTAAAATGCTGTCATAATGGCAATCCTTTATTTTATGTCTCAGATTGGCagagaccaaaaaataaccaatGCGCGAAAATGATTTTTGCGTACCTGAGAAGCAAGAGTATTTTAAGCCCTTGGGATTCATATCTCTCCAGATATCTGTCAAATTAAGCTCCTCCATAAAATGCTGAATAGTTTGTCTACTTTTAGAATGAGATGTATCAATGCCTGAGTCTCGGTCCAACTCCGGATTCAATGTGCAATTAAAGTCCCCTGCTATAGCTACCAGACAGAGATGAAATTGTGAGAAAAAGATTATGAAAAAACTTTGGGTCATCAATATTTGGAGCATATATAttaatcagatttattttttccataataAGCATGCCCTGTAGAATGATATACCTCCCAGTCTTGTCTTTAATGACTCTTGTCACATGAAATGGTATGGATTTATGAATCAAAATCATAACTCCTCTTGCCTGAGAAGTAAAAGGTGCTGAGCAGCTCAAACTTACTTCTATTTCCATGACACACTGTTAAATGCTATGACTGTTCATAGAATGTGGgtcaaaacaaccagaaaaacatGTTAGTTTGCATTTTACCAAATCAGTTTGAATGTGGTCGGACATCTGGGCAGTTCTGACGTACCATATTTGACATAATATGTAGTGGGACGTACTCCATCTTTTTCTGTGCATACCATCTGGCATGTTAGTATTTTGTACTATGTAACATTACATTATACTTTTAAAACATCAGTGATttaccacactgaaaatgtcaagtcTTCAGAGGATTTGAATGAAGCAACAAGGCAGCCATGTTGGCTGACTATTTTAAGGGGACACTgtttgctgcatcctgggcttagctaCACCACTGTGACTGTGATGACTGTGGCtactttaaaaagacagaccTTCTTCCCTCTATACCAGAAAGATAATGAGGTGAAGCCAGAACACTCTGTTCTTCAAAATGGTCTGGATATGCCAGACTAATGTTAGAGTAACACTGGGTTTTACTTTGAAGGAGCAATTTGGTGTCAGAAAACCAGAGTTAGTCAACACCATAAACTCATCaacaaatgtaaacataaaGTCCCTTCTAAGTCTGTTGTAACTGAAATAAAAAGATATAAATTCAAAGCAGTAAATGGAGAATGtaatctctgtctgtctgtcagtgcatGTCAGTGATGTTGGGGAGActtcagagaacagagaaccttCCTCCTCTCAGACTCAGCCTCCCCTTCCTCAGACTGAAGGTAAAACTGATGGATTCATTGGTAAGTAAAGAAAGATGGCAGCAGTTCGGGTTAACCCTAACCCAAAATGGAAACTGAGTTTAATCAAGTTGTTCTGTAAAACACAGAGAAGTGTTTACAATAGAGTtgcacgaggcagcacattgtATTGTAGCATAAAGGGTCTTGCTCTAATAAGAACTCTAAGAACAGCCTAAATTTGGAGTCAAGGAAATACGCCTACCTTCTgactgcctccatccagattCCTGTCCTGATTTCTCTGATGTTTAACTCATCTGGGTAGCCCTTTAGCTGGGTTGTCCTATcagtcagtttttttcagtcactttccTCCAAATGATCAGGGTAAGTTGCTGCATTATGTGTAGAGGTTAGGATGAAACCACCAGAAATAAAGTTAGACAAATGTCACACAAACAGTTGCCCAACTTTTTATTATCATCAGATGTTGTAAGTGACGAATTAAAAGTCCAACCTCTTTTTAGTTGCTTGTGTTTATGTTTTCTAACAAGAACAGAGGTTTCTGTAGACACACACCTCACACTCTTCCCTTCATGTTTGACACAGATGAGACTGTTCCTGTACCAGAACCACGCCCCATCAGATATTACCAAGAGAAGCTTCAGTCAAACTTCCAGGACAAATTTCGATGTGCAAAAGAAGGATGGGCAGCAGATAAGCAGCGTCTGGTTgatatctacacagagctgtacatcacagctgGCCGGGACGTGCACGTCAACACACAGCATGAGGTCTTACAGATTGACAAGGTGTGGAAGccagcagacacagagacaccGATCCAACCCAGAGACATTTTCAAGCATCCTTCTGGAGAAGACataccaatcagaacagtgctgACCAATGGAATTGCAGGAATTGGAAAAACATTCCTCATGCACAAGTTTGTGTTGGACTGGGCTGAAGCAAGAACCAATCAAGACGTGCATCTTATTTTCCCGTTCACTTTCCGTGCTCTGAATTCACTGCAGGGACAAGAGTTTGGTTTGGCAGAGCTCATTCATTTCTGTATCCCAGAAACTAAAGACGTTACAGTGGAGGCTCTGAATTACATCTTTACAGCTCTGCAGTcatcaggaaacagcagctacCACAAGAGCAgattcaaactgctgtttgtgtttgatggacTGGACGAGAATCGCCTTCATCTGGACTTTGATGTCGACTACATTCGCTCTGTGGACGTAACAAAGTCAACTAAAATAGAAGTCCTGCTGAGGGAACTCATCAGTGGAAAACTGTTGCGCTCAGCTcacctctggataaccacacggcctgcagcagccaatcagatccctcctgactgtgtggacatggtgacggaggtcagagggttcaccgacccacagaaggaggagtacttcaggaagagatatagagatgaggagcagaccagcagcatcatctcccacatgaagacatcacgaagcctccacatcatgtgccacatcccagtgttctgctggatcactgctatagttctggaggagctgttggaaaccagagagggaggagagctgcccagaaccctgactgagatgtactCAGAGTTTCTTATAACTCAGATTGATCACACAAAGGAAAAGTACGGTCCAGAGAAGTGCCTTCAGTACATTAAGTCATTAGCTAAACTGGCTTATGAACAACTGCAAAAAGgcaacctgatcttctatgagaaaGATCTGAGAGAAAGCGGCATCGATGTGAGtgaagcctcagtgtactcaggagtgttcacagaAATCTTCAAAGTAGACCGTGGacggaaagagaaagagaagatgTTCAGCTTCAtccatctgagtgttcaggagtttctggctgctcttcatgtccatctgaccttcatcaactctggaatcaacctgctggaaaaaaaaaaaacaacatcctgGCAGTCTAAACTGTTGAGAAAGAAAGCTTATCCAACAACAGctttctaccagagagctgtggatgAGGCCTTGCAGAGTCCAAatggacacctggacttgtttcTCCGCTTcttcctgggtctgtcactgccgaccaatcagaaaaaactaCAGGATTTGTTGAGAAAATCAGACAGCAGCTCACAGACCAATGAGGAAACAGTGGAGTACGTTAAGAAGAAGATCAGTGAGcgtgtgtctgcagagagaagcatcaatctgttccactgtctgaatgaactgaaggatgtttctctagtgggggagatccaacagtccctgagatcaggacatctgtccacagataaactgtctcctgctcagtggtcagctctgggcttcatcttaatgtcatcaggagaacatctggacgtgtttgacctgaagaaatactctgcttcagaggaggttcttctgaggctgctgccagtggtcaaagcctccagCAAAGTTctgtaagtagttggagactgaggatgctttttcattttccttccatttcATCAACATAATCTGCTtgttgtctcttcagactgagtggctgtaatctgtcagagagaagctgtggagctctgtcctcagtcctcagctcccagtcctccagtgtgacagagctggacctgactaacaacaacctgaaggattcaggagtggagagacTTTCTGCTGgcctggagagtccacactgtaaactggaagctctcgggtcaggactcatcaacctgttcaactgatgaccgtttaaaatgtatttttattcatgatgaccagaacagctgaggtgggaggttttctgtatttgtctgaCTCAGATCAGTTCTGTTACTGACCTTTAGCACTAGTTTCTCTTATTGAGGCCTCTTTAATAACAGGTACTTAACAACCTGGAACCTGAATCAcagttccaggttctgttttagttttcactgtttgaca
The window above is part of the Acanthochromis polyacanthus isolate Apoly-LR-REF ecotype Palm Island chromosome 6, KAUST_Apoly_ChrSc, whole genome shotgun sequence genome. Proteins encoded here:
- the LOC110950027 gene encoding NACHT, LRR and PYD domains-containing protein 12-like isoform X20, whose protein sequence is MTSEVLYKILADLDDDELSTFQFFLRQPNNVQGLPAITKSQLQTTNRCKTVDVMVETYGDQRAVQVTRVVLEKISRNDLLQRLAASSSGPEVHVSDVGETSENREPSSSQTQPPLPQTEGKTDGFIDETVPVPEPRPIRYYQEKLQSNFQDKFRCAKEGWAADKQRLVDIYTELYITAGRDVHVNTQHEVLQIDKVWKPADTETPIQPRDIFKHPSGEDIPIRTVLTNGIAGIGKTFLMHKFVLDWAEARTNQDVHLIFPFTFRALNSLQGQEFGLAELIHFCIPETKDVTVEALNYIFTALQSSGNSSYHKSRFKLLFVFDGLDENRLHLDFDVDYIRSVDVTKSTKIEVLLRELISGKLLRSAHLWITTRPAAANQIPPDCVDMVTEVRGFTDPQKEEYFRKRYRDEEQTSSIISHMKTSRSLHIMCHIPVFCWITAIVLEELLETREGGELPRTLTEMYSEFLITQIDHTKEKYGPEKCLQYIKSLAKLAYEQLQKGNLIFYEKDLRESGIDVSEASVYSGVFTEIFKVDRGRKEKEKMFSFIHLSVQEFLAALHVHLTFINSGINLLEKKKTTSWQSKLLRKKAYPTTAFYQRAVDEALQSPNGHLDLFLRFFLGLSLPTNQKKLQDLLRKSDSSSQTNEETVEYVKKKISERVSAERSINLFHCLNELKDVSLVGEIQQSLRSGHLSTDKLSPAQWSALGFILMSSGEHLDVFDLKKYSASEEVLLRLLPVVKASSKVLLSGCNLSERSCGALSSVLSSQSSSVTELDLTNNNLKDSGVERLSAGLESPHCKLEALGLSGCNLSERSCGALSSVLSSQSSSVTELDLTNNNLQDSGVESLSAGLESPHCKLEALRLSGCNLSERSCGALSSVLSSQSSSVTELDLTNNNLNDSGVESLSAGLESPHCKLEALRLTNCNLSERSCGALSSVLSSQSSRLTELDLTNNNLQDSGVESLSAGLESPHCKLEALRLSGCLVTEEGCASLASALSLNPSSNLRELDLSYNHPGDSGEKMLRAKVEDPHCRLETLRVTPAGVRWLTPGLRKYSCQLTVDTNTVYRRLKLSDNNRKVTDMDEVQSYPDHPDRFERCPQLLCRTGLTGRCFWEVEWRAWVHISVSYRGIRRKGDFRFGCNDQSWSLICSDNGGYSVRHNNSRTSISSSTVSHRVSVYLDVDAGTLSFYRVSSDSLIHLHTFNTTFTQPLYPGFGVWPFGSSVFLC
- the LOC110950027 gene encoding NACHT, LRR and PYD domains-containing protein 12-like isoform X26 yields the protein MTSEVLYKILADLDDDELSTFQFFLRQPNNVQGLPAITKSQLQTTNRCKTVDVMVETYGDQRAVQVTRVVLEKISRNDLLQRLAASSSGPEVHVSDVGETSENREPSSSQTQPPLPQTEGKTDGFIDETVPVPEPRPIRYYQEKLQSNFQDKFRCAKEGWAADKQRLVDIYTELYITAGRDVHVNTQHEVLQIDKVWKPADTETPIQPRDIFKHPSGEDIPIRTVLTNGIAGIGKTFLMHKFVLDWAEARTNQDVHLIFPFTFRALNSLQGQEFGLAELIHFCIPETKDVTVEALNYIFTALQSSGNSSYHKSRFKLLFVFDGLDENRLHLDFDVDYIRSVDVTKSTKIEVLLRELISGKLLRSAHLWITTRPAAANQIPPDCVDMVTEVRGFTDPQKEEYFRKRYRDEEQTSSIISHMKTSRSLHIMCHIPVFCWITAIVLEELLETREGGELPRTLTEMYSEFLITQIDHTKEKYGPEKCLQYIKSLAKLAYEQLQKGNLIFYEKDLRESGIDVSEASVYSGVFTEIFKVDRGRKEKEKMFSFIHLSVQEFLAALHVHLTFINSGINLLEKKKTTSWQSKLLRKKAYPTTAFYQRAVDEALQSPNGHLDLFLRFFLGLSLPTNQKKLQDLLRKSDSSSQTNEETVEYVKKKISERVSAERSINLFHCLNELKDVSLVGEIQQSLRSGHLSTDKLSPAQWSALGFILMSSGEHLDVFDLKKYSASEEVLLRLLPVVKASSKVLLSGCNLSERSCGALSSVLSSQSSSVTELDLTNNNLQDSGVESLSAGLESPHCKLEALRLSGCNLSERSCGALSSVLSSQSSSVTELDLTNNNLNDSGVESLSAGLESPHCKLEALRLTNCNLSERSCGALSSVLSSQSSRLTELDLTNNNLQDSGVESLSAGLESPHCKLEALRLSGCLVTEEGCASLASALSLNPSSNLRELDLSYNHPGDSGEKMLRAKVEDPHCRLETLRVTPAGVRWLTPGLRKYSCQLTVDTNTVYRRLKLSDNNRKVTDMDEVQSYPDHPDRFERCPQLLCRTGLTGRCFWEVEWRAWVHISVSYRGIRRKGDFRFGCNDQSWSLICSDNGGYSVRHNNSRTSISSSTVSHRVSVYLDVDAGTLSFYRVSSDSLIHLHTFNTTFTQPLYPGFGVWPFGSSVFLC
- the LOC110950027 gene encoding NACHT, LRR and PYD domains-containing protein 12-like isoform X24 — encoded protein: MTSEVLYKILADLDDDELSTFQFFLRQPNNVQGLPAITKSQLQTTNRCKTVDVMVETYGDQRAVQVTRVVLEKISRNDLLQRLAASSSGPEVHVSDVGETSENREPSSSQTQPPLPQTEDETVPVPEPRPIRYYQEKLQSNFQDKFRCAKEGWAADKQRLVDIYTELYITAGRDVHVNTQHEVLQIDKVWKPADTETPIQPRDIFKHPSGEDIPIRTVLTNGIAGIGKTFLMHKFVLDWAEARTNQDVHLIFPFTFRALNSLQGQEFGLAELIHFCIPETKDVTVEALNYIFTALQSSGNSSYHKSRFKLLFVFDGLDENRLHLDFDVDYIRSVDVTKSTKIEVLLRELISGKLLRSAHLWITTRPAAANQIPPDCVDMVTEVRGFTDPQKEEYFRKRYRDEEQTSSIISHMKTSRSLHIMCHIPVFCWITAIVLEELLETREGGELPRTLTEMYSEFLITQIDHTKEKYGPEKCLQYIKSLAKLAYEQLQKGNLIFYEKDLRESGIDVSEASVYSGVFTEIFKVDRGRKEKEKMFSFIHLSVQEFLAALHVHLTFINSGINLLEKKKTTSWQSKLLRKKAYPTTAFYQRAVDEALQSPNGHLDLFLRFFLGLSLPTNQKKLQDLLRKSDSSSQTNEETVEYVKKKISERVSAERSINLFHCLNELKDVSLVGEIQQSLRSGHLSTDKLSPAQWSALGFILMSSGEHLDVFDLKKYSASEEVLLRLLPVVKASSKVLLSGCNLSERSCGALSSVLSSQSSSVTELDLTNNNLKDSGVERLSAGLESPHCKLEALGLSGCNLSERSCGALSSVLSSQSSSVTELDLTNNNLQDSGVESLSAGLESPHCKLEALRLSGCNLSERSCGALSSVLSSQSSSVTELDLTNNNLNDSGVESLSAGLESPHCKLEALRLTNCNLSERSCGALSSVLSSQSSRLTELDLTNNNLQDSGVESLSAGLESPHCKLEALRLSGCLVTEEGCASLASALSLNPSSNLRELDLSYNHPGDSGEKMLRAKVEDPHCRLETLRVTPAGVRWLTPGLRKYSCQLTVDTNTVYRRLKLSDNNRKVTDMDEVQSYPDHPDRFERCPQLLCRTGLTGRCFWEVEWRAWVHISVSYRGIRRKGDFRFGCNDQSWSLICSDNGGYSVRHNNSRTSISSSTVSHRVSVYLDVDAGTLSFYRVSSDSLIHLHTFNTTFTQPLYPGFGVWPFGSSVFLC
- the LOC110950027 gene encoding NACHT, LRR and PYD domains-containing protein 12-like isoform X22, producing MTSEVLYKILADLDDDELSTFQFFLRQPNNVQGLPAITKSQLQTTNRCKTVDVMVETYGDQRAVQVTRVVLEKISRNDLLQRLAASSSGPEVHVSDVGETSENREPSSSQTQPPLPQTEGKTDGFIDETVPVPEPRPIRYYQEKLQSNFQDKFRCAKEGWAADKQRLVDIYTELYITAGRDVHVNTQHEVLQIDKVWKPADTETPIQPRDIFKHPSGEDIPIRTVLTNGIAGIGKTFLMHKFVLDWAEARTNQDVHLIFPFTFRALNSLQGQEFGLAELIHFCIPETKDVTVEALNYIFTALQSSGNSSYHKSRFKLLFVFDGLDENRLHLDFDVDYIRSVDVTKSTKIEVLLRELISGKLLRSAHLWITTRPAAANQIPPDCVDMVTEVRGFTDPQKEEYFRKRYRDEEQTSSIISHMKTSRSLHIMCHIPVFCWITAIVLEELLETREGGELPRTLTEMYSEFLITQIDHTKEKYGPEKCLQYIKSLAKLAYEQLQKGNLIFYEKDLRESGIDVSEASVYSGVFTEIFKVDRGRKEKEKMFSFIHLSVQEFLAALHVHLTFINSGINLLEKKKTTSWQSKLLRKKAYPTTAFYQRAVDEALQSPNGHLDLFLRFFLGLSLPTNQKKLQDLLRKSDSSSQTNEETVEYVKKKISERVSAERSINLFHCLNELKDVSLVGEIQQSLRSGHLSTDKLSPAQWSALGFILMSSGEHLDVFDLKKYSASEEVLLRLLPVVKASSKVLLSGCNLSERSCGALSSVLSSQSSSVTELDLTNNNLKDSGVERLSAGLESPHCKLEALGLSGCNLSERSCGALSSVLSSQSSSVTELDLTNNNLQDSGVESLSAGLESPHCKLEALRLSGCNLSERSCGALSSVLSSQSSSVTELDLTNNNLNDSGVESLSAGLESPHCKLEALRLTNCNLSERSCGALSSVLSSQSSRLTELDLTNNNLQDSGVESLSAGLESPHCKLEALRLSGCLVTEEGCASLASALSLNPSSNLRELDLSYNHPGDSGEKMLRAKVEDPHCRLETLRVTPAGVRWLTPGLRKYSCQLTVDTNTVYRRLKLSDNNRKVTDMDEVQSYPDHPDRFERCPQLLCRTGLTGRCFWEVEWRAWVHISVSYRGIRRKGDFRFGCNDQSWSLICSDNGGYSVRHNNSRTSISSSTVSHRVSVYLDVDAGTLSFYRVSSDSLIHLHTFNTTFTQPLYPGFGVWPFGSSVFLC